GTACATGGGCCGCAATGGTTTGGATCATACGCATCAGATCTCATTCGGCGGATCGGCAACTTTGAAGTATGGCCCGCAGGTCAGTCTTATTGGTCACTTCTACTCGGCAGCAGCGACTGATCTGAACTTGGATAACGGTGGAATTAGTGGTGACTCTACGGCAGGTATCTTTATGTCTGACGTCACGGGCGATGGAACAATTGGCGACCTCGTCCCTGGAACGAATCCCGGCTACTTCATGCATGAGTATAAGGGTAATAACCTTAACAAACTGATTAACCAGTACAACGCTACCCATGCTGGGCAGATGACGCCCGCAGGTCAAGCGCTTGTAAATGCAGGACTCTTTACCCCGGCACAGCTTTCGCAGCTCCAGGCGGTTCAGCAGCCAATTGCTCCAGTAGCTGAAGCCCGTGGACCAGAAAATGCATTTTATCGCAACCTTGACGTTAGCTTTGCGTACCCGATTCATTTGAGTCGGTTACGTGAAGGCATGTCCTTGGTTCCAGCAATTGCGTTCTACAATATTGGAAACTTCTCCAACTTCAAGAACTACAACAACGGAACTCTTGCCAATACGACGACTGCATCAGGGGGAGCTGCGGCATTGAGTGGCTTGCTTAACGGTCCGAATACTTTCGCAGATCACGATCTGAATCGCTCACAGCGTGGATCGGGTACGTCGAATATTGGCGGACCTCGTACAACGGAGTTTCAGTTGAAGCTGAACTTCTAACCTGATTCTTTAGTAAACCCTCTTATTGAGGCGGCGGAGAGCATTGCTCTCCGCCGCTTTTTTGTGTGAAGAGACATATGGAAGCGGAAAATTTGTGCGGGTATCGAATAGGCGACTGAGTTTGTCGCATATTTATCTTGATATAGGACTGATATTGTCTTATATTCAAAAATATCAGGAATTACTGAGAGATTTCGAGGGTTCTGCTGGATGGGCTCTGGGATTTTTCAGGCAGTACTGAAGCGAAGTGGAGAGGCAGATTCCTGCGGGTTGTTCTCCTGGCAAGGATCTGAGCACTGGAAGATCTGGGCACTGACTGTCGATGACAGCAGCCTGATTTTAGGAGTGTGTTGAGGCGAATCAACGAAACTCCTCCCCGCCATTTGCTTCCATTTTCAGTCGTGAAGTCGCTGTCGCGCGAGAAGGTCGCGAGAACGGCGTCGAGCGGTTATTGCCCCTTCGTGCGCTTTTTTCGGGTGCGGAGGCCTAGAGAGTCGGAGAAGGAACGATGAAGAAGGGTGCGAGAAGAGAGCGGCGGAGGCGTCAGTTTGCGACGTCAAAGAACTGGCTGGCGGTGGGGACCCTGGCGGCAACGGTGATGGGGGTGGGCCGGCAGTCGCAGGCAGCAGTGAGCGGAAGCGAGAGCGCGTCGTCGGCGGGTGCTCCAGCGGCTGCGAACCTTCCAGTGAAGAGGATCACTATTGCTGCTGGAAGCCTGGAAGATGCTCTGAAGGCCTATGAGCAGGCGACGGGCCTTCATGTAAAGGTGAATCTTCCGGATGGAACGCTGGCAGGGTTTCAGACGAAGGGTGCGTCGGGACTCTTCTCGGAAGAAGAGGCGATGCGCCATCTGCTGTCGGGCACAGGACTGAGCTATCGTCGCGAAGGCGGAGACATTGTTATTGAACTGCGTGCGAATGACTCGGTCGATGTTTCTACTTCGCCGAACTCAATTGAGCTGGGACAGTTCACGGAAACGCTGACCGACACTCCGCAGACGGTGAATGTGGTTCCGCAGTTCATCATGCAGGAGCAGGCGGTAACGACGCTGCGGGACAGTCTGCGAAATGTTCCGGGCATCAGCATTGCAGCGGGTGAGGCGGGTGCGCAGGGAGACAACCTGACGATCCGTGGATTTTCAGCGCGCAACGATATGTTTATCGATGGCATTCGTGACTTCGGCTCGTATTATCGCGACTCGTTCAACTACGAGTCGGTTCAGGTGCTGCAAGGGCCCGCGGGTGTGGAATTTGGACGTGGATCGACGGGTGGTGTGATCAATCAGGAATCGAAGTTTCCAGCCGATCATGAGTTCATTCGTGGATCTCTGCAGCTTGGCACGAATGCGATGAGAAGACTGACGGCGGATGTAAATGAGCCGTTAGACAACATTGCTCCGGGAACAGCGCTTCGGCTGAATGTGATGGGAATGCAGTCGAATGTGGCGCAGCGAGACTATGCAGAGACAAAGCGATATGGCATTGCTCCGGCGATTGCGTTTGGACTGCATCGAGCGACGCATGGAGACATTACGTATCTGCATGAGGCTGAAGACAGCGTTCCGGACTATGGTCTGCCGTACTTCGGTGTCCAGACGGCAAAGGTCAATCGCAAGACGTTTTATGGATATGCGCATGAGAGCTATCTGAAGACGACCCCGGATATTGTGACGGGGAGAATCGAACACGACTTTACGAATGGGTTGATTCTGCGGTCAACGGTGCGGTGGGGAAATTATCCGCGCGATCTCCGAGTCGTGGAGCCGCAAATCAATACGGTGCCAACGTACTCGGTGGTGAATGGAGTTGGCATGGCGACGTGTTCGCCGACGGCTGCGACTCCCTGCTACAGCATGAATACTCCGCTGAGCAATGTTAAGGTGCGCCGCGCCATTATTGCCCGGAATGCAACCGAAGATATTTTGTGGGACCAGACGCAGGCGATTGCCCGGCTGAAGGTCAAGAACATTGAGAACAACTTTGTCGTGACCATTGAAGGGGGACGGGAGCGTTCGCGTCCCCGTAGCCTCAGCTATGCGGCGACGATTTTTACTCCGGCGATCAATCCCAGCGCAGAGGATCTTCTCCCGGCGGCAACATCGGTTGGCGCACGCACGTATGTGACTTCGAATGCATATGGCGTCTCAGGCATGGACACGCTGAAGCTTACGCAGTGGTTGCAGCTTTCCGGTGGTGTGCGGTTCGATTACTTCAACACTACGGTCGATCCGACAGCGACGAGCCCGAAGGTTTCGCAGCTGATTCAGCAGCCAACGTATCGCGGCGCAATTGTGATCAAACCAGCACGCAACGGTAGCGTGTACTTCGATTACGGGACTTCGTTCAATCCCGCAGCGGAGTCACTTTCGCTGAGTGCTAACAATGCTCTGCAGGACCCTCAGGAGAACGAGACCTATGAGGTCGGTACGAAGTGGGACCTGTTGAACGACAAGTTGAACCTGAACGGAGCTTACTTCCGTACGAATAAGTCAAACGTGTATGAGACGAATCCTGTGGATACAACGCAGGTGTTGAATGTTGGTAACCAGCGGGTGCAGGGAATCCAGGTTGGTGCACTGGGCCACATGGCGTCGCACTTTGACCTGATCGTGGGGTATGCGTATCTGAATGGCATCGTGACCAATAGTGTCTTGAATGCGTCGCCTTTCAGCTCGTTGTTCAAGCCGAACGATCCAGTGTTTGGGATTTATCCGTACTTCATTTCGCCAAATAATTTTCCACTGGCGAATGTTCCTAGAAACTCGGGCAATCTATGGGTAACGCACAATCTTCCGTGGCGGTTTGTGGGAGGCTTTGGAGGGAACTTTGTCGGACCGCGCCGGGCCAGTTCAACGGCGATGGTTGCTGTTCCGCAGACAAGTGCTGCTACTCCGGTTCTTGCGACTCCGCTGGCGTTCAAGTCGATCAATGGTTATTGGACGTTCAATGCGATGCTGCGCAGGCCCATCAGCGACCGGTTGGAGTTTCAGGCAAACCTGATGAACCTGACAAATAAGTTTTTCATCGATCAACCGCATCCGAATCACTTGATTCCTGGCGAGGGATTCAATGCACAGTTCGGATTCAATGCACACTTCTAAGGTCGGGTGGACGATGAGGCAGAGGAGGGATTGTCTCCCCCTTCTCTGCCATTTTCTTTGTGTGACGTAGTCCTAAATTTGGATAGGATTTCTTATGCTGATTACGATTCCTGACGTACTGAGTGCAGCGGAAGTAGCGCAGATGCGGGCAAAGCTCGATGCGACGAACTGGGTGGATGGCAAGGTGACGGCGGGTTACCAGGCGCAGCGTGTTAAAGAGAATGAACAACTTCCAGAGACTTCGCCGCTTGCGCAGGAATTGGGTGATCTTGTGTTGAAGGGACTCGCACGATCGCCGATGTTTATGTCGGCGGCGCTCCCGTTGCGGGTGTTTCCGCCGATGTTTAACCGCTATCGCGGTGGGGGGAAGTTCGGGACACATGTGGATACGGCGATCCGGCAGCAGGTGACGACGGGGCAGAGAATCCGCACGGATATTTCCGCGACGTTATTTCTTACGCCGCCGGAAGATTATGACGGCGGAGAATTAGTTGTCGAGGACACATACGGAACGCACAGCGTGAAGCTGCCGATAGGCCATATGGTGTTGTATCCAGCGACCAGTCTGCATCGCGTGGAGCCGGTAACACGAGGGGCACGGGTCTCGAGCTTCTTCTGGATTCAGAGCATGATTCGCACAGATGCAGATCGCGCGATGCTGTTCGAACTGGACCAGACAATACAGCGGCTAGCAGTGGAGCTTCCGGGGAGCCCATTAGGAGTGAATCTTACGGGGGTGTATCACAATCTATTGCGGCGTTGGGCTGAGATGTAGAAGAAGATTCCTTCGCTACGTTGCGGAATGACAAACCACGACGACGCTATGATTCTTGTTCTGACAGCTGCTGCGGCTCTTCGAAATGTGGCAGGAAGAGTGAGAAGACCGTGCCATGGTGGATAGCGTGCTGTGTACTGCGCAGCGTCAGCTTCCCCTGATGACGTTTGACGATGCCGGAGGAGATCCAGAGTCCCAGGCCCGTGCCGTTGAGATCCTTCGTGGTATAGAAGGGTTCGAAGATGCGAGCACGAACCGCAGGGGACATCCCGTAGCCGGTATCGGCGATTGTGATACGAATTCCCTTGTGTCCGTTGCGTTGATCTGTGGCATGGTGCGCCCGGATGATTAGTCTTCCTCCCTGGCGCATGGCATCGATTGCATTCGCAATCAGGTTGTTGAGAACCTGGCGAATGTCGTTTTCAAAACAGAGAATGGGCTGTGAGGTTGCATACAGCGTTTTGACCACGATGCCGGAGTTGAGAAGACGGCCGTGATAAAGATTCAGCACTGCATCGATAAGGTCTTTGGCGGTGACCCATGTTGCGCTGACTGCCTGACGATGGAAGCGAAGGGTCTGGGTTGCAATCTGGCAGACGCGTGAGAGTTCACTTTGAGCAGTGTGAACGTAGCCTGCGAGACTGGGCGGAAGATCGTTGGAGGATTGGATGAGATACAGAAGATTGGTGATGGCCTCGAGTGGGTTATTGATCTCGTGTGAGATAGAGCTTGCGAGCCTGCCAACAGCAGCGAGCTTTTCACTCTGAATGAGAGCCCGTTCCGCTTTCTTTTGATGTGTCATCTCCTGAATGACGGCTGCTATTGCCTCAACCTGTCCATCTGAGCCATGAACAGGAGCGTAGTTTACGTTCCAGAAACGATGTTCTCCAGGACGTGTAGGAAGCACTCCCTCAAAGAGGTGATTGCGAACGGCTCCACCGGAGGCGACCTGACGAAAGAGATCTTCGATTCCATCGAGTGGGGCGATTTCGGTGATGCTTCGCCCAATGATCTGTTCGCGCGATAGACCAATGGTTTCAGCTTGTCTATCGTTTACGCGGAGATATCGAAATTCAACGGGATCGAACAGGGCGAGGCCAACAGGGGCCGTACGGTAAATGGTTTCCAGCTCGGCGCGCTGGCGTTCGGTTTCTTCCTGTCGCTGTTGCAGCGTTTCAGCGAATGTCTTGCGATCGGAGATGTCGAGCGCAAGGCCACGCAAACGAATAGCAACTCCGTTAACGATCAGCGCCTGGCAACGGCACTCAATCCATAGGATGGAGCCATTGGCAGCACGGATGGGGAAATCTGTGACAATCATTTCGCCAGTCTGGCGTGTCTGAAGTAGCAGTTCATCGATCGCTGTGACGTGCTCGGAGGGAATGAATTTGCGGAAGGCGCGCAGGTCAGGGAGATCAGCGAAGGGATGGCCAAAGACAGGATAGGAACCTATTCCGAACGTGATTTTTCCAGTTGAAAGCTCAACGTCCCAGGTCGCCACTCGGGCGGTTTGTTGGACGATTGAGAGAAGGTCGCGCTGTTGCAGGAGAGCCTGGTCCGCTTTGCGGCGCGTAGTGATATCGCGAAAGAAGATCACGACTCCGTCATCAGAAGGTCGAATCTGAATCGAGAGCCAGAGATTGAGAGGCTCGGGATAAAAATCTTCGAAATCACTGGCAATGCCATCGCACATGGCGCGATCGTAATGATGGCGAAACTGGTCGGAGGATGCAGGGAACTCATGCCATATTTTCTTGCCGAGGAGGTCTCCTTTGGCAGAGAGCATCTGGCGCGCGCGGCGATTGAGGAAGGTAAAGGTCTCTTCGCGGTTTACGCTGACGACTGCATCCGTAGTCGCCTCAAGTACCTGTAGGAGCTGACGGGATGCGACATCACGAAGGAGTTCTGCTCCTTTACGGTCGGTGATGTCATGCAGAACAAGAGAGATTCCGTCAGAGAAGGGAAGGATGTGGATCTCTAGCCAGATATCGCGGCGCCTGCTGAAATATTCCAAATAGGCTGGGATGCGGGCGTGCATAACGGAGCGGGAGATATGCTCGAGATCGGTGCCGACGAGATCTGGGAATATCGTCCAAAGGATATCTGTTTGGATATGCCTGGGATGGATATCGAGAATTCTGCGGCTCTCCGGATTGGCGAAAGTGATCTGCCATGCACGATTGATGCAGAGAATACCTGCGGGAATCTGGAGCAACAGGCGAGAGAGATCGTCGCTGCGCATGTCATCCTGTCGTCTTCCGATGCTCTGTCTGCGGGAGAAGCTATCGTCCGGGATGACATTTGGATTCGACATGATTTCGTGTTGGTCACTGATCATCGCATAGGATGCCCGAGGATCACGAAGAAGATTCAAGTGTCTGGACGCGCGCCTGGAGCGTGGCCAGCGTTTCGTTGAGATGGTTCAATGCGGATTCCAGCTCGGTGACTCGCTCAGCAAGAGAAGGAGCATAAGGTGTAGACGATGAAGATGCCACCTGGGGAATCTCGGGAGCTCCAGAGAGCAGGTGAGCATAACGGGACTCGCGTGAGCCAGGTTGACGGGGAAGCATGACGACGAGCGGCCCCGTAGCGCCAGGGCTGGCAGGCGGCTCGGTGGAGGCTTCGCGTGAGGCCAGCCGATCCAAGGTGGACTGCACGGACGAGATGTCGTCGAAGGCATAGAGACGCTCGGAGCGACCGCGAAGTTCGCCCGGAGTCTGCGGACCACGCAGCATCAGAAGGCAGATTACAGCAGTTTCATCGCGGCGAAGATTAAGGACGGTGCGGGCGCGGTGCTCGTATTTCGGAACTCGAGCGTCATGGACGGTGGTGATAAAGCCTTGATCTTCGAGTGTATGCAGGGCCTGGCGAACCTCGTCGTCGGTGAGTTCGAGAACCGGGTCGCGGCTGGAGCGTTGATTACAGGCATTAACCAGAGCATTCAACGATAGAGGGTAGTTTTCTGGTGTAGTGATCTCTTTTTCAATAAGAGAGCCGAGGACTCGGACCTGGACAGCGTCAAGAGACATATATCTCCATCGTACACAGGGATGAGGAATGGAGAGTAAAAGTAACTGGTATAGAAGGGCTTATGCCTGAAACTGAGCTATTTAAAGAAAGGTTACGTAAGGTCTGCTTCTGGAAAGCGGAGTTCGATAGACTTGAAGGAGGTGAATGGCAATCTGTAAATTGCATTTACGATTGCTCATCTGGCACGGGAAATTACCTCCCAGGAGTAGAGATGGGAAAGATAAGCAGGCTGGGCTTGGCCGCAGCTTTCGTAGGGGCGCTTTTTGCGGGACAAAACCATCTGGCCCATGCCAGGGATGTAGATAGCAAAGCCTCTTCCGTGGGGGAGGAGTATCGGCTACGGCTGCATCACCTGCATACAGGGGAAGACATCGATGTAGTGTATCGAGTGGGAGATACCTATCTGCCCGCAGCGATGGAGAAGCTGAATTACTTTCTTCGTGATCATCGGACTCAGACAGAGAGCGAATACGATCCGAAGGAATTCGATCTACTGCATTCCCTGATGGAGAAGCTAGGCCGGCCGGATGGAGTGATTGATATTGTCTGTGGATACCGTACGCCGTGGAGTAATAAGCTGCTGCGTTCCCGGTCACGAAACTCTGGTGTAGCCGAACATAGCCAGCATATGCAGGCCAAGGCGATTGATATTCGGGTACCCGGAGTGACGACAACAAATCTGCGCGATGCTGCACTCAGTCTTGGTGCAGGAGGCGTGGGATATTATCCGGTGAATCAGTTTGTGCATGTGGATGTAGGGCCTGTACGGGAATGGTCCTATGGCCGTGTTAGCCGCCGTCGCGTACAGAGACGATCGATTGCAAAGTCTACAAGGCGCTTGCCTCATCGTGCCAGCTCCACTGTGACCGGCGAGTAGATTTTGTCTGGAGATAATAAGAGGGGCCCCCAGTTGGGGGCTTCGTTGTTTAAGTCTGTATGTCTCTGCTCGAGTCGAAGCCCGGCTTCGGTTCTCCTGTAGAGAGGAGGACTTGAGACATGCAGGCAGTCAGATCATTCGTTGGGATGGACGTCCACAAGGAGACCATTTCGATTAGCGTGGCCGAAGATGGACGGAACGGCCCGGTGCGGTTTATCGGCGTCATACCCAACCAGCCGGATGACATCGCGAAGATGGCCAAGCGGCTTGCGAAGCACGGCGAGCTCGATTTCTGTTACGAAGCCGGCGGTTGCGGCTACAACATCTATCGCCAACTCACTGCGTTGGGCCACAGTTGCACGGTCGCGGCGACCTCGATGATTCCGCGCAAGCCGGGTGAGAGGATCAAGACGGATCGGCGGGACTCGCAGAAGCTGGCGATCCTGCACCGATCTGGTGACCTAACGCAGGTGTGGGTGCCGGACGCGACACATGAGGCGTTGCGTGATCTCGTTCGTGCGCGTGTGGATGCATCCATGCATCTGATGCGCTGTCGTCAGCAGTTACTCGCGTTCCTGCTCCGCCACGGGCGATCTTATCCAACCGGCAAGCACTGGACGCAGCGCCACCGTTCCTGGCTAGCTGGACAGACCTTTCAAGTGGAAGTTCATCGCATCGTGTTCCGTGATTATGTCGAAGCAGTGTGGACTGCACAGGAGAGAAGAGACGCGCTGATCGAACGGATCGGTGCGATGACGGCAAGCTGGTCGCTTGGCCCATTGGTCGAAGCACTGCGCGGCTTGCGAGGGATCGACCTACTCTCATCTGCCACGTTCTTGGCTACGACCGGCGACCTGAGCCGCTTCGAGTCGCCACGGATGCTGATGGGCTACCTCGGCCTCGTTCCGTCCGAACACTCCAGCGGTGGCAGCATCCGTCGCGGAGGTATTACGAAGACCGGCAACCGCGAAGCACGGAGGATGCTGATCGAAGCGGCATGGAGCTATCGCTATCCAGCCCGTGTCGCTAAGGAGAAGGCCGAGATCCTCGTCCGCTTGCCGAAGAACGTTAGGGATATCGCGTGGAAGGCACAGACCAGGCTTTGCGCTCGCTATCGAACGATGATTGCGCGCGGTAAGAAGCCTACGGTCGTCGTGGCGGCACTTGCACGCGAACTCGCGGGCTTTATCTGGGCTATCGGTCAGGAGATGCGATTGTCTGGAGCATAGGTATCTCTATCGAGTCCTTTGCTATTGCGCTTTTCGGCAGGCAGATACCACTTGCCTTTTCCAGTCCTTCCCATCTTTCACCGGATTGTCTCCGCTGATGGGTGTCATCCACTCGGCCAAGGCTGATGGACGACGAGCAACACCAACCAGATACACCGGGTGGTCCGGTGTGCTGCTCTTATCTAAAAGACGACGATCGAGTACCGTGGCCAGCTTTTATCTGAGTACACGGGTTTTCGAGGTCCACCGTCGGGGAACTGTGAGGTGCCTAGCGCAACCAGCTTCAACTGCTCCGGCTGACTTGTCAGATCGCTTGTCACGTATGTGCGGAGATTGCCGAGTTCAGGATCGTGAACTTCCTGGCCGGTGACCGCAGCTGTGCAGGTCAGCTCTAGTTCCGACTCAGATGGTGGAACCCGTTTCAGACGAGGCAGACCACTGCCTGATCGGATAGCTCGGATATTCCGTTCGACCGCATCTTCCGAAGCGGGTTGACGCACCACGGAGCTACTGGAGACTCCTTGAACAGACATTGTCTGCGCTGGAACGGTCTGCTCAACAAGAAGAGCAGAGACAGCCAACGCGAACAGAAGCTTGAGCATGACAACACGATAGCAAACGCCCACGCTTTACCGCTTTACCTATGGTGTGGGGAACCGGGTAGCCGGTCATGGTGATCCTCGTGAGCCCCTTGGGCCGGTGTACCTTCCGACGCCCGCGCTAAGTCCGAGGCAAGCCTGCGACGACACACGTTCGTGCGGTATCCAACCCGCGTATGGAAGTTTGAGCGACTGTCGCTGAACGCTGCCCGGTTCCCGACCCCATAGGAACTCGAAGAAACAAAAACAACTGCTGCCTTAATAAGGCAAAAAAACGCAGTGCAAATATTCCTGCGCTTGACACAGAACTAGAGACATGGAAGGGGCGCAGCCCGGCTGGGATAAACTGCGATCTATGAGCCGCGAATATTTTTCGAGTAATCCTGCCGCACCCTTCTCAGATGCCGTTCTTGTGGACGGTAAAACTCTCTATCTTTCGGGCCGCATAGGGCTGATTCCGGGGACGACCAAGGTTCCGGACACGGCAGAAGAAGAGGCGCATCTTGTGATGCAAGATTTTCAGCGTGTGCTGGCGATGGCAGGGATGACGATGGAGAATCTGGTGTCGGTGCAGATCTTTGCCAGCGATGTCTCGTTGTGGGAGCAGTTCAACGCGGTCTACCGCAGCTACTTTACCGGGAAGCTTCCGGCGCGTGCGTTTCTTGGCTCGGGCAAATTGCTGTTTGGGGCTCGGTTTGAGCTACAGGGAATTGCAACGAAGGATTAGTCTCCGTGGCTAAAGATTCGGTGCGTTTGCTGGGCGAGGGGCCTTGGAGTCTGGATCGGGCGATGCGAATCGCGCAAGAGATTCAAGGCCAGCGCAGAGTTGTAAAGGCTCTGGTCGAGACGATGTTTGGTGAAGATGCCGAACTTCGCAAGCGAGCTGCCGATGTTGCTTGTCGAGTCACGGACAACGATGCTTCGGCTTTATATGGCTATGCAGACGAGCTGGCAGGATTGCTGGCGGAGATCGCTCTAGAAGAATCGC
This portion of the Edaphobacter sp. 4G125 genome encodes:
- a CDS encoding TonB-dependent siderophore receptor codes for the protein MKKGARRERRRRQFATSKNWLAVGTLAATVMGVGRQSQAAVSGSESASSAGAPAAANLPVKRITIAAGSLEDALKAYEQATGLHVKVNLPDGTLAGFQTKGASGLFSEEEAMRHLLSGTGLSYRREGGDIVIELRANDSVDVSTSPNSIELGQFTETLTDTPQTVNVVPQFIMQEQAVTTLRDSLRNVPGISIAAGEAGAQGDNLTIRGFSARNDMFIDGIRDFGSYYRDSFNYESVQVLQGPAGVEFGRGSTGGVINQESKFPADHEFIRGSLQLGTNAMRRLTADVNEPLDNIAPGTALRLNVMGMQSNVAQRDYAETKRYGIAPAIAFGLHRATHGDITYLHEAEDSVPDYGLPYFGVQTAKVNRKTFYGYAHESYLKTTPDIVTGRIEHDFTNGLILRSTVRWGNYPRDLRVVEPQINTVPTYSVVNGVGMATCSPTAATPCYSMNTPLSNVKVRRAIIARNATEDILWDQTQAIARLKVKNIENNFVVTIEGGRERSRPRSLSYAATIFTPAINPSAEDLLPAATSVGARTYVTSNAYGVSGMDTLKLTQWLQLSGGVRFDYFNTTVDPTATSPKVSQLIQQPTYRGAIVIKPARNGSVYFDYGTSFNPAAESLSLSANNALQDPQENETYEVGTKWDLLNDKLNLNGAYFRTNKSNVYETNPVDTTQVLNVGNQRVQGIQVGALGHMASHFDLIVGYAYLNGIVTNSVLNASPFSSLFKPNDPVFGIYPYFISPNNFPLANVPRNSGNLWVTHNLPWRFVGGFGGNFVGPRRASSTAMVAVPQTSAATPVLATPLAFKSINGYWTFNAMLRRPISDRLEFQANLMNLTNKFFIDQPHPNHLIPGEGFNAQFGFNAHF
- a CDS encoding Fe2+-dependent dioxygenase; the encoded protein is MLITIPDVLSAAEVAQMRAKLDATNWVDGKVTAGYQAQRVKENEQLPETSPLAQELGDLVLKGLARSPMFMSAALPLRVFPPMFNRYRGGGKFGTHVDTAIRQQVTTGQRIRTDISATLFLTPPEDYDGGELVVEDTYGTHSVKLPIGHMVLYPATSLHRVEPVTRGARVSSFFWIQSMIRTDADRAMLFELDQTIQRLAVELPGSPLGVNLTGVYHNLLRRWAEM
- a CDS encoding PAS domain-containing sensor histidine kinase, with the protein product MSNPNVIPDDSFSRRQSIGRRQDDMRSDDLSRLLLQIPAGILCINRAWQITFANPESRRILDIHPRHIQTDILWTIFPDLVGTDLEHISRSVMHARIPAYLEYFSRRRDIWLEIHILPFSDGISLVLHDITDRKGAELLRDVASRQLLQVLEATTDAVVSVNREETFTFLNRRARQMLSAKGDLLGKKIWHEFPASSDQFRHHYDRAMCDGIASDFEDFYPEPLNLWLSIQIRPSDDGVVIFFRDITTRRKADQALLQQRDLLSIVQQTARVATWDVELSTGKITFGIGSYPVFGHPFADLPDLRAFRKFIPSEHVTAIDELLLQTRQTGEMIVTDFPIRAANGSILWIECRCQALIVNGVAIRLRGLALDISDRKTFAETLQQRQEETERQRAELETIYRTAPVGLALFDPVEFRYLRVNDRQAETIGLSREQIIGRSITEIAPLDGIEDLFRQVASGGAVRNHLFEGVLPTRPGEHRFWNVNYAPVHGSDGQVEAIAAVIQEMTHQKKAERALIQSEKLAAVGRLASSISHEINNPLEAITNLLYLIQSSNDLPPSLAGYVHTAQSELSRVCQIATQTLRFHRQAVSATWVTAKDLIDAVLNLYHGRLLNSGIVVKTLYATSQPILCFENDIRQVLNNLIANAIDAMRQGGRLIIRAHHATDQRNGHKGIRITIADTGYGMSPAVRARIFEPFYTTKDLNGTGLGLWISSGIVKRHQGKLTLRSTQHAIHHGTVFSLFLPHFEEPQQLSEQES
- a CDS encoding YceH family protein — encoded protein: MSLDAVQVRVLGSLIEKEITTPENYPLSLNALVNACNQRSSRDPVLELTDDEVRQALHTLEDQGFITTVHDARVPKYEHRARTVLNLRRDETAVICLLMLRGPQTPGELRGRSERLYAFDDISSVQSTLDRLASREASTEPPASPGATGPLVVMLPRQPGSRESRYAHLLSGAPEIPQVASSSSTPYAPSLAERVTELESALNHLNETLATLQARVQTLESSS
- a CDS encoding DUF882 domain-containing protein codes for the protein MGKISRLGLAAAFVGALFAGQNHLAHARDVDSKASSVGEEYRLRLHHLHTGEDIDVVYRVGDTYLPAAMEKLNYFLRDHRTQTESEYDPKEFDLLHSLMEKLGRPDGVIDIVCGYRTPWSNKLLRSRSRNSGVAEHSQHMQAKAIDIRVPGVTTTNLRDAALSLGAGGVGYYPVNQFVHVDVGPVREWSYGRVSRRRVQRRSIAKSTRRLPHRASSTVTGE
- a CDS encoding IS110 family RNA-guided transposase yields the protein MQAVRSFVGMDVHKETISISVAEDGRNGPVRFIGVIPNQPDDIAKMAKRLAKHGELDFCYEAGGCGYNIYRQLTALGHSCTVAATSMIPRKPGERIKTDRRDSQKLAILHRSGDLTQVWVPDATHEALRDLVRARVDASMHLMRCRQQLLAFLLRHGRSYPTGKHWTQRHRSWLAGQTFQVEVHRIVFRDYVEAVWTAQERRDALIERIGAMTASWSLGPLVEALRGLRGIDLLSSATFLATTGDLSRFESPRMLMGYLGLVPSEHSSGGSIRRGGITKTGNREARRMLIEAAWSYRYPARVAKEKAEILVRLPKNVRDIAWKAQTRLCARYRTMIARGKKPTVVVAALARELAGFIWAIGQEMRLSGA
- a CDS encoding WH2 domain-containing protein, with product MGVCYRVVMLKLLFALAVSALLVEQTVPAQTMSVQGVSSSSVVRQPASEDAVERNIRAIRSGSGLPRLKRVPPSESELELTCTAAVTGQEVHDPELGNLRTYVTSDLTSQPEQLKLVALGTSQFPDGGPRKPVYSDKSWPRYSIVVF
- a CDS encoding RidA family protein, with the protein product MSREYFSSNPAAPFSDAVLVDGKTLYLSGRIGLIPGTTKVPDTAEEEAHLVMQDFQRVLAMAGMTMENLVSVQIFASDVSLWEQFNAVYRSYFTGKLPARAFLGSGKLLFGARFELQGIATKD